In Drosophila miranda strain MSH22 chromosome XR, D.miranda_PacBio2.1, whole genome shotgun sequence, the genomic window TCCCGCTCCTTCTCTTCCTGCAgatgctgctcctcctgctgatCCTTCTGCTGATGATGTTGTATAAGTATACGTTGTCGATGTGGCTGATGGTACGGGCACTGTTTGCGTTGATCCAGATCCCTCATCGACCtgatgataataataatatgtTGTGCCACCCGATTCTCTCGATGTCGCGGTATATGTTGGAGTTCGTCTTGCTTGTGTTGGTGGTGCTCCAGGAGCTGTTCCTGTAGCCAAATATGTGGTGGCGGCAGGTGCAGAAGTAACCACATAGCCAACTGTATTTGGATatacagctgctgctgctgctcctgcttctgccGGTGTGGCTGCTCCTGATCCTGCTGCTGTCTGATAGGTAGGAACAAAGTAAGCAGGCGCATAGTAGGCCGACTGGCTGGGTATCTGAATGTTGGTCTGTTGCTGCTGAGACTGCTGCTGGCTGTAACTATTCATATTGTTGCTGGTGATCGCGCGAGACTGCTGCGGCTGGTTGGGGGGTTGCTGACTGGCGGAGATGGTGGACatgtgtgttgttgttgttgttggcagcagatgttgttgttgtggctggTATGATGGCTGGTGAGACtgtggtggctgtggatgtggacgCGACTGCGGTTGCGGTTGAGGATTCGGATGCGGaatttgctgctgccattgccTGGAAGGCGGAAACGAGAGGTCGATAAGTCATTTGGTGAACTGTAATCGATAGCTATCGCCCCCAACAGTCAACATATTGAGCGCGTTCATTTTGAACAGGTTAACAACTTGGTTGAAGCGCGGAAAATAATACTgtttgtaaattcttcttgtagctccATCGTATCCTTCCTCTTTACTTACAAAAAGAAACCACGAGATCTTTCACCTCAAGTGCACTAAAAATCTTCAAGTTTCATAATATTTGTGTGTATTTAGAAAGCCACTGTTTACATCTTCGTTCGTCCGGTTGTAGGCAATGGAACATACACGGCTACAAAAACAACTACATTGAATTACAAAGTCTCATGAAATCATATAACCCCCTAATCGTTGCCCTACAAGAAACCCACATATCCAACCCCAACTATCTCCCTATCCCAACCAACTATTCAATATACTGCAGCTATAACCAGCTTAATGCTTTTGGAGGCACAGCCATCCTCATACACAACTCCATACCCCACACCCAAATCCCTCTCAACTCCGACTTTGACGCAGTAGGTGTCAACatcaaatccaaatccaaagTCAACATCATATCCTCATACATCTCCCCAAACAAACCCTTCAACGCCCGCAATCTACATAACGTCCTGACCCTAACCACAAACGACCCCACCCTAGTCCTAGGAGACTTTAACAGCTGGCACCCCTACTGGGGCTCACCTAAGGCCAACCCAAGAGGGAAAACTTTAGCCTCCTTCCTAGACCATTCCAACTACATCCTCCTAAACGACAAATCCCCCACCCACTTCTCAACACACAAGACATTCACCCACATTGACCTCTCCCTAGCATCAGCAACTATTGCTCCAGAACTCCTCTGGGAAGTAATAGACGACCTCCACGGTAGCGACCACTTCCCCATACTAATCTCTCTCTTCAACAACCCATCCCTCCCAAACTTTACCTCTAAACCGTCCTTCAAACTGAAAAGAGCCGACTGGGACCTATACCAAAAACACATCCATAAACTCAACTCCACTACCCAAACAAGCGACAACGTCAACAGGGAAAACGCtctaattaaaaaaataataatccaTAGCGCCCACCTTTCCATCCCCCAAAACACCACTTTCTCCCTCCCCCGTACCGTTCCCTGGTGGAACAAAGAACTAGCAATCCTTAAAAGTTTAAAAATCACTAAATGGAAAAAGCTCAAACGAGACATaaacaacaccacctacatAGAATATAAAAAAGCAAATGCCAAATTCAAAAGAGCAATCAGGGAAGCTAAACAGAAATCGATTCTTGATTTCACAGCCCAAATACACCCTACCTCTGACACATCCTCAACATGGTCTAACATCAGACGACTATGCGGACTTTACCCTGTCAAAAACATTCACAATATTTTTAACCCCCACACCCAAACAGACACAACCAACCAAACCGAAATAGCCAACTCCTTCGCCCACACGTGGTCAGAAGAAGCTCATGATCGTAATTTCTCCCCAACATTCCGTTCGAACAAATCCCAAACAGACTCTCTTATTAACTATACCCCAACTCCATCAGCATTTGAAATCGAAAAGGACATTACATTCATAGAATTCTCATCATCTCTGTACTCCCTGAAAGGCCACACCCCCTGCCTTGACCGAATCTCATACTCCATGATAAAAAACGCACCCCCCACC contains:
- the LOC108152356 gene encoding RNA-binding protein FUS-like — translated: MSTISASQQPPNQPQQSRAITSNNMNSYSQQQSQQQQTNIQIPSQSAYYAPAYFVPTYQTAAGSGAATPAEAGAAAAAVYPNTVGYVVTSAPAATTYLATGTAPGAPPTQARRTPTYTATSRESGGTTYYYYHQVDEGSGSTQTVPVPSATSTTYTYTTSSAEGSAGGAASAGREGAGTTTPEGAGADTAYVYYQCSDSNHVNTLNYLDPQTGRLQAMGLVYVTYRGDRDRTDGAPAPRTAQAQQDRMEASWGPGTTGGGGGRGSNNQDAADDDGMLRGTSGGRGSGGAAGGGSRHAVGGSFNHYNRNRNRN